The Plasmodium vinckei vinckei genome assembly, chromosome: PVVCY_05 region tcatatgtacagatatatatatccatattttttataaaatattaaataccTTACgcttttaaatattacaaaattataaacattaaattcattaaaatatataacatttaCTAATTAAtgtaacatatttattttatgttccTCATAAATTTCCACACGATTACATAAAGATATATGTAACTAAAAAATTGGCAAACTTTATTCCATTCTTTTAAACAtaccatatattttaaaatgcaCACAACATGTagtacattttttaaaaatatactccCTTCCAAagtttacattatttttttttcttcaataCCCACAAATAAACTAACGAGAAGATATTTTCGCAGTACGAACAGATCttctatataaataataagacTGTATATCcaatattaacaaaataaacagtattattataaaaatataaaatcttGATGAAACTGATTCACATGTTTTGGTATCATGGtttaatgtataaaaataccaTATAGAACAATCTGGAtcaatacaaatatttaatgcAGGCTCATATATTTGATCACCTATACATTCTACTTTCTGTGTACATTTATCATTTGAATGataaaaactttttttatttgaaagcCCAACTCTATAATTTTCTTGATCTACTacaacataaaaattatttaatacataggttccaaattttattaatggTTTTGTTGTTCTCCCACTATTTCTATTTGATGTACCTTCCCTTACATCAGGgattatacataaataattattatttggaCCATCTtctttaattattaaattatctAAAGgaatatgaattttttttatattttcttcatcctcattatcactattatttatattattattcgatactatatcattatctgaaaatgaaaatttcaAAACAGGTAATGGTCTATACTTATCATCAATGGAACACATTCTAGGTATGGTATCCTCATTAAATTCAATTTCTTTATTGCTTGGTATACAtctttcatcatttttattaacaggTAAATATTGCATTAAACTTAGCCAAAACATTTTAGGAAGAACTAAACACTTACTACTTAAATCAATAGCACCTTGCCAATTACtactattttttccaaatatattattattacatacttctaaattatatattgtaaatTGCATAAAAGAATCTGAAAATATTCCACCTCTTTCTCTTGGCTCAGACCATAAAATAGGttcatattcttttttataatcacCTATATGTATTTCTGAGGGTAATATTTCTCCGTTTAACATATTCGAATTACCATTATTTTGATTCCCTTCTGTAGTCCCAGTttttgatgaaaataatttaatcaCAGATTCTTGGATATTTGTTACAAATCCTGTATTATTCccattcttatttttttttttattttcaaccATTGCATTATAAAAGTTTATATTTCTTCCATTCTTTTCTGATGAATtggtaatatatttttttgttgcaTTTTCAGgtaaatttatatcaatACCAAAcaatgaattatttttttcaactatTTCATTCCAAACACTCTTATTTCTACAACTTAATTCATTACCTGCAAGTCCCATAATACCATCTGTgtctttaaataaattccagttattataaatagatAAATCTACTATAAGCTTAATATCAGCAgtttcaaatttatttaaattttttgtcttCACTTCAccattatcatttttctcttctactttcttatttatatcttttaaatCCATAAGTTCAACTGTATCAAACCCTTCGATATGACTTGTGCTATATTTTAATGCATCATAGTATATGTTTGGATATTcaactttattatttatgtttaaatttttatcgGCATAACATTCATAAGGCATTGATAATATAGCAGGTAAGCATATCATATTATTGCTACACCATAATGCAGTTTCTGAAAGATTAGGGTCATAACATTTTctcttattattttcatcttttttataacatgAAATTGAATCATccataaaaacatatattccTTCTAATCGACTATTCAAAGAAAGTTTTAATAATTGATTTCCAACCTTAacatttgtatatatattgttatacTCAGTAAAATACAAATCTAATGTTGATCCTGTAAATTcatttgcatttttatttttgtcacTCTTTTCTTCAGCATTTCCAATACTATCGCTACTAACACTCAtgtttatttctttatttccttttgtTTCATCTAACGATTCTAGTGTGTTagatttattatcattattaatatgcatatcatttttgccattattttcatatttttcgGAATCATTTCCCATTGACTTCATTTTGTCATCCAATTCATGATGGGAATTTGTTAtatctaaatttttattttcttgtgttatattttgaatattaaCTGAGGGACTAGGGGGAATATTTTCCCCTATATCACTATTTAAAAGTCTGTTactaatatattcattctTATATACTATAGCATTATGTTTAAATccaaatatgcatatgatCACCACAATTAATATAAGAGAGAAATTAAAACGCTTGCATATtgtgttttttatatccatgaatccaatatatatatattacatacataggattgtttatattatcctgtttataaaatatttgtctCTCCTCTTAAGCCTCTAGTATACTTacgtatataatatatactatgtatatatattttgcctcttttttcttattcaattataatttataagtTGAAATACCAATGGCGAAAATACATATGACAAGTATATAGTAGTAGCCCAAAAAGgaaaacaaatgaaaattattttttacaatctttaataaataattatatattaatgaatatattatatatattttatttgtaataCTTTCCCtttctttcttttaatatattctttttaatttttttattaaactttgatatatttttttccagtATAATATaccttatttttttgtttcgaTCTTTATTcagcattattattatgcatTATTCTTATgctcatatttatatatcacTCAAACCATATAAagtgttttattttttttttggaaatTTACAATGCTATGCTAATTAACAATTTTGCCCTTTAATAATTATCGTTacatttttactattttttttttcaccttTATATAGTATGAGagattatacatatatataaatatacatattattatgcatacataagaaaaacaaaaattattatttttttttacaatattttgttgtattaaaaaaaacaaaaaaggcacaataataaaagttcATAAccttttcttcatttttcttttattttccattacatattagtattattaatatatatatagggtacttatatataaatatttcaccgcttatttaaaagaaaaaatacaagacgaaaaaaataatgatttgttttttataaatttaatttattctgtatataaatacaaaatttgtaacttatgtaaataattaaatacgaattaattatttccttttttccCCTCCAAATAGGTATTTAATATCCCTTCTCATGTGTATGCaagtaatatatacacacctttagatatttaatttatcaaatGTTTTATAGATCCTTGTATAATGCTCCTTCACATGTACATACACATACATGTACACATATTTCTATCCCATATCACTTCCATTCTTAATATAATGCATATTCTTTAGCACAACATATTACATCCTACTCCTATTTTACAATCAAAAAAACACGTAACATTACATTGTAACTATTTAGTATCAtcgaaatatttaaaaatattttctagttcaacaaaaaataaatggttttagctattttaatttttttaacttgaattattttaataaaacttCCATTTTGTAGTTACTCATCCGGCTTCTGTTCTCGCATTTTAttgatattatatttctaaTCTGTTGTTTACCCTCCATTTTCGTGTTATGAATTTTGTTATGTGTCAGTTCTTTTCACTATAATTCCCtctctatatttttgtgttttttttttacttaatgtaattttcatttcttataaaacaaataaaatccAACAACATCGCATAATGGATATAAATGTGACTGCGTTTAGACAACACTTCATGCAGCATACTAATATTCACCGGataaaatgtaaaacatataatacaGTTTAACActataaatttgaaaatattaagacaatattatatcattttttttcataattcttcttacatatatttctccatttataatatattggaAGGGTTTCGCAAAAACATGACTATCGAATCTATtctatttaaaaacaacgggttatataactatatatgtccatatttttttttattaattattaaaaattataaaaaaaatgtctttaaatatttttacacaGCACCATTATAGAATGTTTTTCCATGTATTACATtctttttgtaataaaatcTTTTGCAGATTTAAGGGCAAACATAAAGAAATCGAGATTGAATTGattgttataaaaataaaaataaaaaaaatggaaaatcaCCCTccaaaacaaatatataaataattacatatatgtgtgtacaTATCctactttttcttttttagtGCAAACTGATAATGATCAAATATCCCTATATGCTGTATCCCGGAacagataataataaaccgtttaaaaaatatattttacattgtAGAAAGTTTTGGAGATCCAACCAAATATTATTGAATATGTTGTTAAAGTCAATAAGCCcgattttatataaatctaTTCTTACAGGTTTGCAAAATGAAAACTGTAACAATGAAATCGAAAACGAATGCAAAGAGACTGTTGCTGCATATAACAATGAAGatcttttgaaaatatataagaaattcgtaaaatacattttaacACTTATTGGAACGAAAAGTACAGAGCTAGTCTTTACAGAAATCTACAATCATGCAGATATATCCGACTACTTTtcatatatgaataataaacGCCACCgacataatattttaaattattatattgaattattcatttaataataataaaatgaggCATTGAAAGTCGTGTATGCATTATACACACACCTGTGTATGCtaagttaaaaaataaaaaaaatgcaaaaaaaaggaatataccaataaaaatattgttattcaaaatttattaatatgcaTTCTTTTCGCTTtgtcattttatttatttttgaaaaattataaaattgtcatatttattttccttttatttttttattttcaattgtACTccatattacaaaaaataaaacatatttactGCTTTTTAAactcatattttttgttttcataAAACAGATCCGTCTTTGCACTACCTAAGTTAACAATCTTCGGGCATCCATCTCTCTgcgaaaaaatataatataccaTAGTGATTTATATTGTACATAAAGcatgtatacatatgtatatgtgtTAATGTTGTCAATTTCTTACGTCCTTTTCACAAAGGCAGCACTCCTTGCAATAGTAGGCATCCGATATACCTACTTCTCCACAAATAATGCATCTTccctttaaaaataataatatgattttaatttgttatatttaagTTTAGACATATATACCATTGCAActacaatatatatgaatatattcaataaaatattgaaaaaaaaatagacaaatttttatgtatatccTTGTTTGAATAATGCTCTACCTGATAACTCCCATAATTGCATTCATCACATATTCGTACCAAAGTGTATGGCCTTACATATGAATCACAAATTGGACATTTACCATCACATTTTTCACATAATCTTCCAATAGCTGTATAAAATAGATAAGCAAACATACAcatgttaaaaaataatatatatttttacgaatgtaaaattatactttttattcacaaacataattttattccCCTTTTTCTTGTCACATTAATGTAATACTAAACTTTCAAACccatatataaatcatacatatatcttctatttatttaatcatTTTTCTGATGCTACCTATTCCTGGTTGCTTTCGGCACATAATAAGATCGGGATCTAAAAAAGGGAAATCcgttaaaatatattaaaagcaTGAATTAGCATATTCACATTCATTTTGTAATGCGTAAACTATAAAATATCATCATATTACATCCATATTTAATGCTATCAATATATAGCCATATTAACAtttgaaatatatcaaaCCAACTAGCTAAAATTTagtatcattttttttcacttacGATGTTTTGCTGCCATCTTCGCTATATATGATTaatatctttattattcaattaaatttttgttatattttattttctatttataacataacaagttataataatagttattatttttcttttctatcctttgctatttttataattctaTATTTCCCCTTAATTAAATATCACTATAATATCTCCTATTTTGTAGGCAGCATAATAAtcattcatataaatatcccaaagtcataaaatttaaaaaactatttttttatattcaaattattttgatatatttagaGCAACGGAATATAACCTCAAATTATGAGTagcgtttttttttttctgcagtcaatttttaaagctacaattttatatgaaaaaaaaaatttttatgtttaaaaaaatatatattgccaatttagaaaatgttattttaaaaagtttgcatatatatacatgctttttgaaaattctttattttattattaacaatgacggtatgtaaaaatggaaaaaaatccaccattacaataaaaaatgataggGAACATaggatataaaaataaaggaaataaatagactagaaaaaattgttagAAATGAATAACTATGTCTCATTCATTGTATATGatcaaatattatatacaaaagataaagaaaaaatatatatatcacacaaaaagaattaaagAAGTAACATAATTCAAATGACACCACaaagttttatttatatagagCATATggaacataaataaaatatgccGATTTTCTAAACACATTATAGAACAAGCAACCaaaataatggaaatatattaatctatatttatatacttcATAAAAAGCATTcaaaaatttttcaaaatttttcaaaattttttcaaatattttaattggGAACACAT contains the following coding sequences:
- a CDS encoding PHF5-like protein, putative — translated: MAAKHHPDLIMCRKQPGIAIGRLCEKCDGKCPICDSYVRPYTLVRICDECNYGSYQGRCIICGEVGISDAYYCKECCLCEKDRDGCPKIVNLGSAKTDLFYENKKYEFKKQ